The proteins below come from a single Vanacampus margaritifer isolate UIUO_Vmar chromosome 10, RoL_Vmar_1.0, whole genome shotgun sequence genomic window:
- the fgf24 gene encoding fibroblast growth factor 24: MSPLPSRFFYLCLHFLVLYFQLQESQQSSADFRFYIENHTRNPDDLSRKQVRIYQLYSRTTGKHVQILGKKVNANGDDGGKYALLVVETETFGSHIRIKGKESQHYICMNEKGKIVGRPDGRKQECVFVEEFLENNYTALVSAKYKGWYLGFNRKGRPKKGSRTTQRQQEVHFMKRDPKGREDPLEEFRFTPVTKRTRRARRLKARRN; the protein is encoded by the exons ATGTCGCCGCTGCCTTCCAGGTTCTTTTACCT GTGTTTACATTTCCTGGTGCTCTACTTTCAGCTGCAG GAGTCGCAGCAGAGCTCCGCCGACTTCCGTTTCTACATAGAGAACCATACGAGGAACCCGGACGACCTGAGCCGCAAGCAGGTCCGCATCTACCAGCTATACAGCAGGACCACGGGCAAGCACGTGCAGATCCTCGGGAAGAAGGTCAACGCCAACGGAGATGATGGGGGCAAGTATG CTCTTCTGGTGGTGGAGACGGAAACCTTCGGCAGCCACATCCGAATCAAAGGAAAAGAGAGCCAACACTACATCTGTATGAACGAGAAGGGCAAAATAGTCGGAAGG ccCGACGGCAGGAAGCAGGAGTGCGTGTTTGTAGAGGAGTTCCTGGAGAACAACTACACGGCGCTGGTGTCAGCCAAGTACAAAGGCTGGTACCTGGGCTTCAACCGCAAGGGTCGGCCCAAGAAGGGCTCGCGCACCACCCAGCGGCAGCAGGAGGTCCACTTCATGAAGCGGGACCCCAAGGGCCGCGAGGACCCGCTGGAAGAGTTCCGCTTCACGCCCGTCACCAAACGCACGCGGCGAGCCCGCCGGCTAAAAGCCAGGAGGAACTGA